The following proteins are encoded in a genomic region of Gimesia algae:
- the istA gene encoding IS21 family transposase encodes MLTVDDYGRIRRAHRDGMSIREIARTFHHSRRKIREVLHGAGQPQQYSQRQTQAAPRLGPFHETIRQILADDESQPPKQRHTAQRIFERLRDEHGYLGGYDAVCRFVRKHRTNKRETFIPLDHQPGQRLEADFGKIYVDFPDGRRRVSVLILVWSYSNAPFVIALPTERTEAILEGMVQAFEYFDRVPKEVWWDNPKTVADAVLSGRSRKINQRYAALASHYVFEPLFCLPASGNEKPVVENRVKTLQRKWSTPVPKMEDFEELNNYLRQCCLQEQQRLSSGKTETIGTRLEQDKQNAAGLPRHRFDPCIRREVKVNKYQFARFENVDYSVPRQCAFQTVSVKGYVDRVEMVFKGTVVATHQRSYEKGCQILNPLHYLAALGRRPAALDHSNVYRQWKLPPVFDELRERLENRHGLCAGAKQYVRVLQLLSAHPVQRVQKTIEQLRGPEGADADRIIRRVKRSTAHARNQPDFSPATLSKEELSRPEVLSVQVPCPSLNHFDLFLSTSTQGDHRAPTNNTEEKRSESTAAEQSQAVKVTGHECGVREVGPRSGQLKSDVRAISAAVD; translated from the coding sequence ATGCTTACGGTGGACGATTACGGACGTATACGGCGTGCTCATCGCGACGGGATGAGCATCCGGGAAATCGCTCGGACATTTCATCATTCACGGCGAAAGATCCGCGAAGTATTACACGGTGCAGGGCAACCGCAACAATATTCGCAGCGCCAGACTCAGGCGGCTCCCCGACTGGGCCCCTTCCATGAGACCATCCGACAGATTCTCGCCGATGATGAATCGCAACCACCCAAACAGCGGCACACAGCACAACGAATCTTTGAGCGACTGCGGGACGAGCACGGCTATCTCGGCGGTTACGATGCAGTTTGTCGATTCGTGCGGAAGCACCGAACCAATAAACGTGAAACATTCATCCCGCTTGATCACCAACCGGGCCAACGGCTGGAAGCCGACTTCGGCAAGATTTATGTCGATTTTCCCGACGGACGACGACGGGTTTCAGTGTTGATTCTGGTCTGGTCGTATTCCAACGCCCCCTTTGTGATCGCTCTACCGACGGAACGGACCGAAGCGATTCTGGAAGGCATGGTGCAGGCGTTCGAGTATTTTGATCGCGTTCCCAAAGAAGTCTGGTGGGACAACCCGAAAACGGTAGCCGACGCGGTGCTCAGCGGGCGGAGTCGCAAAATCAACCAACGTTATGCAGCCCTGGCAAGTCATTATGTCTTTGAACCACTGTTCTGCCTGCCGGCCAGCGGGAACGAAAAACCGGTCGTTGAGAATCGCGTGAAGACGTTGCAGCGGAAATGGTCGACTCCGGTTCCCAAGATGGAAGATTTCGAGGAACTCAACAACTATCTTCGGCAATGCTGCCTCCAGGAACAGCAGCGTCTCAGTAGTGGTAAGACAGAAACCATCGGCACACGATTGGAACAGGACAAACAAAACGCCGCCGGGTTGCCCAGGCACCGCTTTGATCCGTGCATCCGCCGGGAAGTAAAGGTCAACAAGTATCAGTTCGCCCGGTTTGAGAACGTGGATTACAGCGTGCCGCGACAGTGTGCGTTTCAGACGGTGAGCGTCAAAGGTTACGTTGACCGTGTGGAAATGGTCTTTAAGGGAACTGTGGTGGCAACCCATCAAAGAAGCTATGAGAAAGGGTGTCAGATTCTTAACCCGTTGCATTACCTCGCAGCTTTGGGGCGGCGACCGGCTGCGTTAGATCATTCCAACGTCTACCGTCAGTGGAAGCTACCGCCGGTGTTTGACGAACTTCGCGAACGGCTGGAAAACCGGCATGGCTTATGTGCGGGAGCAAAACAATATGTACGAGTGCTACAGCTATTGTCCGCACATCCAGTCCAGCGCGTCCAGAAAACCATCGAACAGTTGCGTGGCCCCGAAGGAGCGGATGCCGACCGGATCATTCGCCGGGTCAAACGCAGTACCGCGCATGCCCGCAATCAGCCTGATTTCTCTCCGGCAACTCTGAGCAAAGAAGAATTGAGTCGTCCGGAGGTCTTGTCGGTACAGGTTCCCTGTCCGAGCCTGAACCATTTTGATTTGTTTCTTTCTACGTCAACACAAGGAGATCATCGTGCCCCCACAAACAATACAGAAGAAAAACGATCCGAATCTACTGCTGCAGAGCAATCTCAAGCAGTTAAGGTTACCGGCCATGAATGCGGAGTTCGAGAAGTTGGCCCACGAAGCGGCCAACTCAAATCAGACGTTCGAGCAATATCTGCTGCAGTTGACTGA
- the istB gene encoding IS21-like element helper ATPase IstB encodes MNAEFEKLAHEAANSNQTFEQYLLQLTELEVAARSTNALTSRIKQAQFPVEKGLEDYDFAAMKSVNKQKVLELARGEWVRQHTNLCLLGQPGTGKTHLAIALGLAACREGIRTKFFTAAALVNQLETAQQQYSLERLLNRLDKLDLLIVDELGYLSFSRAGAELLFQVFADRYERRSLLITSNLAFSDWGQIFQGERMTAALLDRLTHHCEIFEMNGESYRFKESMKQKKPPRKKA; translated from the coding sequence ATGAATGCGGAGTTCGAGAAGTTGGCCCACGAAGCGGCCAACTCAAATCAGACGTTCGAGCAATATCTGCTGCAGTTGACTGAACTGGAAGTGGCGGCACGGTCCACGAATGCGCTGACCAGCCGGATCAAACAGGCTCAGTTCCCAGTGGAAAAAGGGCTGGAAGATTACGACTTCGCGGCCATGAAATCAGTCAACAAACAGAAGGTGTTGGAGCTGGCCCGTGGTGAATGGGTCCGGCAACATACCAATCTCTGTCTGCTTGGTCAGCCGGGAACGGGCAAAACCCATCTGGCGATTGCACTGGGCCTGGCCGCCTGTCGTGAAGGAATCCGAACGAAATTCTTCACCGCTGCGGCACTCGTCAATCAACTGGAAACCGCGCAACAGCAATACAGTCTGGAGCGTCTCCTGAACAGGCTCGACAAGCTCGATCTGCTGATTGTCGACGAGCTGGGTTATCTGTCTTTCAGCCGTGCTGGTGCGGAACTACTGTTCCAGGTGTTTGCTGATCGTTATGAAAGACGAAGTCTGCTGATCACCAGCAACCTCGCCTTCAGCGACTGGGGCCAGATCTTTCAGGGCGAACGGATGACGGCAGCACTTTTGGATCGATTAACGCACCATTGTGAAATATTTGAGATGAATGGTGAAAGCTATCGGTTCAAAGAGTCGATGAAACAAAAGAAGCCACCTCGCAAAAAAGCCTGA
- a CDS encoding McrC family protein, translating to MSEDIVSITLSEWETRSPATCDELSGLFLESSPSSQRVADALNTSRMLRVTELKNGLDVSSFSHVGRVRIGNLNITIVPKLKAASLLRLLRYAYGFRRLELISDSTHLVDHCGFEDLLISQLNAEAQELISRGLQRAYVRKDERLASPRGRINIDRLALDGGTATATLPCQHFPRLEDTLLNRTLLAGLRLAGSMASILDLRRESRRLASQMEEKISRINLDATILDQAARSLTRLSTAYVPALSIIRLLVESQGIVLEGRALTTTLPGFLFDMNRFFQSLLSRFLKENLVDYSVRDEHGLKGMMRYNPKHNPKRRQSPTPRPDYAILRQGNLVSLLDAKYRDLWEKSLPREMLYQLIVYAISHRQQLQSSILYPTTNPIAKEARIDVSDPVYGKHLGQVCLRPVNLTEIEELVSSNTAVARREREGLAKRLAFGTVAGIST from the coding sequence ATGAGTGAGGATATTGTATCAATCACGCTTTCTGAATGGGAAACACGTTCACCTGCAACATGTGATGAACTTTCCGGTTTGTTTCTGGAAAGTTCACCCAGTAGTCAGCGAGTAGCTGACGCTCTCAATACAAGCCGTATGCTACGAGTCACTGAGTTGAAAAACGGACTGGATGTATCGTCCTTCTCTCACGTTGGACGAGTTCGCATTGGCAACTTGAACATCACGATCGTTCCAAAATTGAAGGCGGCATCTTTACTCAGATTACTGCGCTACGCCTACGGATTTCGGCGTCTGGAACTGATCTCCGACTCCACACACCTAGTTGACCATTGTGGTTTTGAAGACCTCCTCATCAGCCAGCTAAACGCTGAAGCTCAGGAACTCATTTCCCGAGGATTGCAACGAGCATACGTTCGAAAAGATGAACGACTGGCTTCACCCCGAGGACGCATCAACATCGACCGTCTGGCCTTGGACGGTGGAACAGCAACGGCCACGCTACCATGTCAGCATTTCCCCCGTCTTGAAGACACACTGCTAAATCGTACCTTACTCGCCGGTTTACGACTTGCAGGATCGATGGCAAGCATCCTCGACCTTCGCCGTGAATCGAGACGCTTGGCATCACAGATGGAAGAGAAAATATCACGAATCAATCTCGACGCCACGATACTCGATCAAGCTGCCAGAAGCCTTACTCGCCTTTCGACTGCTTACGTCCCGGCATTATCAATCATTCGGCTCTTGGTTGAATCGCAAGGGATTGTCTTGGAAGGTCGAGCCCTGACAACGACACTACCGGGGTTCCTGTTTGACATGAACAGATTCTTTCAATCTCTTCTGTCTCGATTTCTAAAGGAGAACTTGGTGGATTACTCCGTTCGGGATGAACACGGTCTCAAGGGGATGATGCGGTACAATCCGAAGCACAATCCAAAGCGAAGACAATCGCCTACACCGAGGCCAGACTATGCCATATTGCGACAAGGAAATCTTGTGTCGCTCTTGGATGCCAAGTACCGAGACCTCTGGGAGAAGTCGCTCCCACGAGAGATGCTTTACCAGCTTATTGTCTATGCAATTAGCCATCGACAGCAACTACAGAGCAGCATTCTTTACCCTACAACAAATCCGATAGCCAAGGAAGCACGGATCGATGTGAGTGATCCCGTTTACGGCAAGCATCTTGGGCAAGTTTGTTTGCGACCAGTCAATCTGACGGAGATTGAAGAACTTGTGTCGTCGAATACGGCAGTTGCTCGAAGAGAGAGGGAAGGATTGGCGAAGCGATTGGCATTCGGGACAGTTGCTGGAATCTCTACCTAA
- a CDS encoding DUF4357 domain-containing protein — translation MTSTKDEYEIKGKDAEGKGVFTDKGFTVKADSLARREIVPSAQSTVPSVHQRLISEGVLEEQGDHLRFVKDHLFDSPSGAAAAVLGRSANGWKEWKRADGQSLSKVKRVTRNEESPLLNEANRNQIIERHQQLEDEGKLRTKQQLEKEFVLFREQFGPSVLKGLDGESLLTLIHDHSNKDSLVYWLEFKNDDEFETRNFGSIAGGSALKYRIFRRKETGNWQAGSKQGNRPEDISVEEAIAYARDHRDQLITGCELLEALPSNATDDDYAELQDQMDEFAPDVSRLAWGHKYFSLLFPEKLDDYHSPDYQRFHLLKLLQLPPEGTGRYICAGYFVAAANEVGLSMNHFTSTLNSVHGGLHRYWRIGTSSGKNGKSYWQMMRDRSCVAVGWSKVGDLSWVEAKKESRKKLKELLKNIYPKPPTTIGGICSKLVQFTAEIAEGDIVLAADGMTILGIGRVVGGYEFNAEFEFPHQRQVEWLSIGNWQMPESSEGLRSTVRELRRYNDNLLAIEQRIQSLEPPEFDNSEDSQTKKPIRLSGIPGRIHSVLDRKGQVILYGPPGTGKTYWAEKTANDLAAISSFGKLFESLSEIERKTVLGDGQKSGLVRLCCFHPAYGYEDFLEGYRPETIDGQVSFKLRDGVFKGMCRDATDSPEHNFYMIIDEINRGDIPRIFGELLTTLEKDKRSKRIVLPVSQEVFSVPRNVFLIGTMNTADRSISLLDAALRRRFGFVEMMPDGKVLKDSAVSGIPLRAWFDALNTRIREHVGRDARNLQIGHSYLMQGGSPLKDFASLKRAFRDDIIPLLEEYCYEDYTTLATILGDQFVDTTEQRICHELFDDGQESDLIQALLSPCPEISASSEAVSSEESTLDPDDSEADEDEEEETGDE, via the coding sequence ATGACATCGACTAAAGACGAATATGAAATAAAAGGCAAAGATGCCGAGGGTAAAGGGGTCTTCACGGACAAAGGATTTACTGTGAAGGCAGATTCGCTTGCACGACGAGAAATCGTTCCCTCTGCACAGTCCACTGTCCCATCAGTTCACCAGCGGCTCATTTCTGAAGGTGTGCTGGAGGAACAGGGCGATCATCTTCGATTTGTCAAAGATCATTTGTTCGATTCGCCAAGTGGTGCTGCTGCCGCTGTCTTAGGTCGATCTGCAAATGGTTGGAAAGAATGGAAGCGGGCTGATGGGCAATCTCTGAGCAAGGTCAAGAGAGTTACAAGGAACGAAGAGTCCCCACTACTTAATGAAGCGAACCGTAACCAAATCATTGAACGTCATCAGCAGCTTGAGGATGAGGGAAAACTCAGAACCAAACAGCAACTCGAAAAAGAATTTGTTCTGTTTAGAGAACAATTCGGCCCATCGGTCTTGAAAGGGCTTGATGGTGAATCACTTTTGACCTTGATACACGACCACAGTAATAAAGATAGCCTCGTTTACTGGCTCGAATTCAAGAACGACGACGAATTTGAGACTCGAAATTTCGGTAGTATTGCAGGTGGGAGCGCACTAAAATATCGAATCTTCCGCCGCAAGGAGACCGGGAATTGGCAAGCAGGTAGCAAACAGGGAAATCGCCCTGAAGACATCTCAGTTGAAGAAGCAATCGCTTATGCTCGTGACCATCGTGACCAGTTAATCACGGGTTGTGAACTGCTCGAAGCGTTGCCTTCAAATGCAACGGACGATGATTATGCAGAACTCCAAGACCAGATGGACGAGTTTGCCCCAGACGTGAGCCGTTTGGCATGGGGACACAAATACTTCAGTCTGTTATTCCCAGAAAAGCTCGACGATTACCATAGTCCAGACTATCAACGCTTTCACCTCTTGAAACTACTTCAATTGCCCCCAGAAGGCACAGGAAGGTACATCTGTGCTGGATACTTCGTCGCTGCTGCCAACGAAGTTGGTCTCAGCATGAATCACTTCACATCTACCCTGAATTCTGTTCATGGTGGATTGCATCGCTACTGGCGGATCGGCACCTCGTCAGGAAAGAATGGCAAGAGTTACTGGCAGATGATGCGTGACCGCAGTTGCGTGGCCGTGGGATGGTCAAAGGTGGGGGACCTTTCGTGGGTCGAAGCTAAAAAGGAGTCACGCAAGAAGCTAAAGGAACTCTTAAAGAATATTTACCCAAAACCCCCTACGACCATTGGAGGTATATGCTCCAAACTCGTTCAGTTTACTGCTGAGATTGCCGAGGGTGACATTGTTCTTGCGGCAGATGGAATGACCATCCTTGGTATCGGTCGTGTTGTTGGGGGATATGAATTCAATGCTGAGTTTGAATTTCCCCACCAAAGGCAGGTAGAGTGGCTGTCCATTGGTAATTGGCAAATGCCTGAATCTAGTGAGGGCCTTCGATCGACTGTTCGAGAACTTAGGAGATATAATGACAATCTGCTGGCTATTGAACAACGGATTCAATCACTTGAACCACCTGAATTTGACAACAGCGAAGACTCTCAAACGAAGAAGCCAATTCGCCTTTCAGGAATTCCCGGTCGCATTCATTCAGTATTGGATCGCAAAGGGCAAGTGATTCTCTACGGGCCTCCCGGCACCGGCAAAACCTATTGGGCTGAAAAGACGGCGAATGACCTTGCAGCCATCTCTTCGTTTGGAAAGCTGTTCGAATCTCTTAGTGAGATAGAGAGGAAGACCGTGTTAGGTGACGGACAGAAATCTGGGCTGGTACGTCTCTGCTGCTTCCATCCCGCCTATGGGTACGAAGATTTTCTTGAGGGATACCGACCCGAGACCATTGATGGTCAGGTTTCCTTCAAGCTTAGAGATGGGGTATTTAAGGGCATGTGCCGAGATGCCACTGACTCTCCCGAACACAATTTCTACATGATCATAGATGAGATCAATCGAGGTGACATTCCACGGATTTTTGGTGAGCTACTCACGACACTGGAAAAAGACAAACGTAGTAAGCGGATTGTTTTGCCTGTAAGCCAAGAAGTATTTTCCGTACCTCGAAATGTATTCCTGATAGGTACGATGAATACAGCAGATCGGTCGATTTCATTGCTTGATGCAGCCCTTCGTCGCCGGTTTGGTTTCGTTGAGATGATGCCTGACGGGAAAGTTCTCAAAGACTCTGCTGTTTCAGGAATTCCGTTGAGAGCTTGGTTCGATGCGTTGAATACCCGGATTCGGGAGCATGTTGGGCGTGACGCTAGAAACCTCCAGATTGGACACTCCTATTTGATGCAAGGAGGAAGTCCACTGAAGGACTTTGCTTCCCTTAAGCGTGCATTCCGAGACGACATCATTCCTCTTTTAGAAGAATACTGCTACGAGGACTACACAACACTCGCCACGATTCTTGGGGACCAGTTTGTAGATACTACTGAACAGCGAATCTGCCATGAGTTATTTGATGATGGCCAAGAGAGCGACCTCATCCAAGCACTGCTGTCACCTTGCCCTGAAATCTCTGCCTCTTCCGAAGCAGTGTCTTCGGAAGAATCGACTTTGGACCCAGATGATTCAGAAGCAGATGAAGACGAGGAAGAGGAAACAGGCGATGAGTGA
- a CDS encoding M48 family metallopeptidase has product MTRRNGTTVTKTPSRQLAIQYGRKKINYDLSYSSRKTLAIDVHPDLSVIVMAPKDTDDSAVEEKMHKRASWIVQQQRFFENYLPSIPPRRYVSGESHRYLGRQYRLRVHKGDKESVKMARGQINVYLTDLSKKGRIKTLVVGWFRQRAEVVFRELFDAMATKAERHGISVDNFEIRRMKNRWGSCTNEGRILLNPDLIIAPKMCIEYVIVHELCHLQEYNHSPKFYHLLKKLMPEWEKRRERLNSCVVE; this is encoded by the coding sequence GTGACCAGACGGAACGGCACCACAGTTACGAAAACTCCTTCTCGACAACTGGCGATACAGTACGGTCGGAAGAAAATTAACTATGATCTTTCGTATTCATCTCGCAAGACGTTGGCAATTGACGTACATCCTGATTTGTCTGTCATCGTAATGGCTCCCAAAGATACAGACGATTCCGCTGTCGAGGAAAAGATGCACAAACGGGCGTCTTGGATCGTGCAGCAGCAAAGGTTCTTTGAGAACTATCTTCCATCTATTCCACCCCGCCGATACGTCAGTGGTGAGTCGCACCGATACTTGGGACGGCAGTATCGGCTGCGGGTTCACAAGGGCGACAAGGAATCAGTCAAAATGGCACGAGGGCAGATCAATGTCTACCTGACTGACTTATCCAAGAAGGGGCGCATCAAGACGCTTGTTGTAGGATGGTTTCGCCAGCGTGCAGAAGTTGTGTTTCGAGAGTTATTCGATGCGATGGCTACAAAAGCCGAGCGTCACGGCATCTCTGTGGACAACTTCGAAATTCGTCGGATGAAGAACCGTTGGGGCAGTTGTACAAATGAGGGTCGAATCCTGCTAAATCCCGACCTCATCATCGCTCCGAAGATGTGCATCGAGTATGTGATCGTCCACGAACTCTGTCACCTTCAGGAATATAATCATAGCCCAAAGTTCTACCACTTATTGAAGAAGCTCATGCCGGAATGGGAAAAGCGGAGAGAGCGGTTGAATTCTTGTGTGGTGGAGTAA
- a CDS encoding type I restriction endonuclease subunit R, which yields MAVSEFLEDLVSHLPALQLFQQVGYQYLTPTEALDLRGGKRSRVVLDSILLDQLRKLNQINFKGQTHDFTETNLKNAVDALTNIPFDGLVKTNEQAYDLLTLGKAQEQTIDGNKRSYTLQYIDWDHPENNVYHIADEFEVERTASHELRRPDIVLFVNGIPMAVIECKRPDEHDAVEVGISQHLRNQRQAEIPGLFVYSQLLGSICQNAGKYATAGTPKKFWSTWKEDHADDLDLKLAKLINKPLSQKQLDRLFESRKSWIVNKMKELLEAGERLPSPQDRLLYCLFRPERLLEMAYRYIVFDKNQKKIARYQQYFAIGETLARVTKSKGDEQRPGGVIWHTTGSGKSLTMVMLAKALSLEPSIKNPKVIIVTDRVALDRQIWKTFLACRKSVERANSGKHLVGLVSQGKADIITTIIDKFESAASSHELKDEGNNVFVLVDESHRSQYGLAHAKMKQVFPNACYIGFTGTPLLKKEKSTATKFGGFIHSYPMRQAVEDKAVTPILYEGRMSELHGDQKAIDKWFDRITKDLSDEQKVDLKKKFRREEELTKTSERLYEIAFDLVTHFCENFKGTPFKGQFAVSSKAMALKYHQLFEEIGKEYPERKISSRVIISPPDTREDNETIEEEDVPEIQQFWKEMMDEFGSEKKYLEQTIEDFEKKPHPEIIICVDKLLTGFDAPCNTVLYIDKRLRDHSILQAIARVNRLFDGKDFGLVVDYRGIFPELDEAVKTYDALSDFDEDDLEGTFTNVEEEIAKLKERHTNVWSVFNGVQNKQDLEAMQQHLRPEDVRQDFYDALNEFSKTLQLAMSSAKFHDDTPKETVQSYLNDMKYFRNLRAAVKQRYNESIDYKEYEDQIRNMVDKYIGADEVKRIVEPVNIFEVDNVDEELEGIEGTAAKADYIASRVKKTCIEKMEEDPVLYQKLSEVIDEAIQEYLEKRMSEEAYFQKMFDAWNEAKDQGSSKVPAELRSDPEAKAYFRLFQEGFEKVATEDRDDIAGIAAETALKAKKIIDERKIRDWTDNRDVENAMINDLDDLMFAAKGRYELALTGDDIDEILEGIMRVAKRRETQQ from the coding sequence ATGGCGGTCTCGGAGTTCCTCGAAGATTTGGTCTCGCACCTGCCTGCGTTACAACTGTTCCAACAGGTCGGCTACCAGTACCTCACGCCGACAGAGGCTCTCGATCTTCGTGGCGGCAAACGCAGTCGGGTCGTGCTGGATTCGATTCTACTCGATCAACTCCGCAAGCTGAACCAGATCAACTTCAAAGGACAAACTCACGATTTTACAGAAACCAACCTTAAGAATGCCGTCGATGCTCTAACAAACATTCCCTTCGACGGTTTGGTTAAGACCAACGAACAAGCATACGATCTGCTGACTTTGGGCAAGGCTCAAGAACAGACCATCGACGGGAACAAGCGGAGTTACACGCTCCAGTACATCGATTGGGATCATCCTGAAAACAACGTCTATCATATTGCCGACGAGTTCGAAGTTGAGCGAACGGCCTCCCACGAATTAAGACGACCAGACATCGTATTGTTTGTGAACGGCATTCCGATGGCTGTCATCGAGTGCAAACGACCCGATGAACATGACGCTGTTGAAGTTGGTATCAGTCAGCATCTTCGTAATCAGCGACAGGCTGAAATTCCCGGTCTGTTCGTCTATTCTCAACTTCTCGGTTCGATTTGCCAGAATGCTGGTAAGTACGCTACTGCCGGAACTCCCAAGAAGTTCTGGTCCACATGGAAGGAGGACCATGCTGACGATCTCGACCTAAAGCTGGCGAAGCTCATCAACAAACCACTTTCACAGAAGCAACTTGATCGACTATTCGAGAGCCGGAAGTCGTGGATTGTTAACAAGATGAAGGAGCTTTTGGAAGCAGGTGAACGATTACCTTCTCCTCAAGACCGGCTACTGTACTGCCTGTTCCGACCTGAGCGTCTACTGGAGATGGCGTATCGGTACATCGTCTTTGACAAGAACCAGAAGAAGATTGCCCGATATCAGCAGTATTTTGCCATTGGTGAAACGCTGGCAAGAGTTACCAAGTCAAAAGGAGATGAACAGAGACCGGGCGGCGTGATCTGGCATACTACAGGTAGTGGTAAGAGTCTTACGATGGTGATGCTGGCAAAGGCATTGTCACTCGAACCATCAATCAAGAACCCAAAAGTAATAATTGTTACAGATCGAGTGGCTCTCGACCGGCAAATCTGGAAGACATTTCTCGCCTGTCGAAAGTCAGTGGAGCGAGCCAATAGCGGCAAACATCTGGTCGGGCTGGTGTCACAAGGGAAAGCCGACATTATCACGACGATCATCGACAAATTCGAGTCGGCAGCTTCCTCACACGAACTGAAAGATGAAGGGAACAATGTCTTCGTGCTGGTCGATGAAAGCCATCGCAGCCAGTACGGACTGGCTCACGCCAAGATGAAGCAGGTTTTTCCGAATGCCTGCTATATCGGTTTCACCGGCACGCCGCTGCTAAAGAAAGAAAAGAGCACTGCTACAAAGTTCGGTGGTTTCATTCACAGCTACCCCATGCGACAGGCAGTTGAAGACAAGGCCGTCACTCCTATTCTCTATGAAGGGCGGATGTCGGAACTGCACGGCGATCAGAAAGCCATCGACAAGTGGTTCGACCGCATCACAAAGGACTTGTCGGACGAGCAGAAGGTCGATCTCAAGAAGAAGTTTCGTCGGGAAGAGGAATTAACCAAAACTTCTGAACGGCTGTACGAGATTGCTTTCGATCTGGTCACGCACTTTTGCGAGAACTTTAAGGGGACGCCTTTCAAGGGTCAGTTCGCTGTCAGTAGCAAAGCGATGGCTTTGAAATACCACCAGTTGTTCGAGGAAATCGGTAAGGAATATCCAGAACGCAAGATTTCTTCTCGTGTCATAATCTCACCCCCCGACACACGGGAAGACAACGAAACGATTGAAGAAGAGGACGTGCCGGAAATCCAACAGTTCTGGAAGGAGATGATGGATGAGTTCGGCTCGGAGAAAAAATATCTCGAACAAACCATTGAGGACTTCGAAAAGAAACCGCACCCGGAAATTATTATCTGCGTGGACAAGTTGCTGACGGGATTCGATGCTCCCTGTAATACAGTGCTGTATATCGATAAGCGACTGCGGGATCATAGTATTCTGCAAGCCATCGCTCGTGTGAATCGTCTATTTGACGGTAAAGACTTTGGATTGGTTGTCGATTACCGAGGCATCTTCCCGGAACTCGATGAAGCGGTGAAGACGTACGATGCTTTGAGTGATTTTGACGAAGACGATCTGGAAGGTACTTTCACGAACGTCGAGGAAGAGATTGCCAAACTCAAAGAGCGGCACACGAACGTCTGGTCGGTTTTCAATGGAGTGCAAAACAAGCAGGACTTGGAAGCCATGCAACAGCATCTTCGCCCCGAAGATGTGCGGCAGGACTTTTACGATGCCTTGAACGAATTTTCCAAGACGCTGCAACTGGCGATGTCGTCGGCTAAGTTTCACGATGATACTCCGAAAGAAACTGTCCAGAGTTACCTCAATGACATGAAGTATTTTCGTAACCTGCGGGCAGCGGTCAAACAGCGGTATAACGAGTCTATTGATTACAAAGAATACGAAGACCAGATTCGGAACATGGTCGATAAGTATATCGGTGCCGACGAAGTGAAACGGATTGTCGAGCCGGTCAATATCTTTGAAGTGGACAATGTGGACGAGGAACTCGAAGGGATTGAAGGCACGGCTGCGAAAGCCGACTACATCGCATCACGAGTCAAGAAGACCTGTATTGAAAAAATGGAGGAAGACCCGGTTCTTTATCAAAAGCTCTCGGAAGTTATCGACGAAGCAATTCAGGAATACCTCGAAAAGCGGATGAGTGAAGAAGCTTATTTTCAGAAGATGTTCGATGCGTGGAACGAGGCGAAGGATCAAGGTTCTTCAAAAGTTCCAGCAGAGTTGCGAAGCGATCCCGAAGCCAAGGCATACTTTCGACTATTTCAGGAAGGATTCGAAAAGGTTGCAACCGAAGACAGAGACGACATTGCCGGGATCGCTGCGGAGACGGCGTTGAAAGCTAAAAAGATCATCGATGAGAGGAAGATTCGAGACTGGACAGACAACCGGGACGTTGAGAACGCCATGATTAACGACCTCGACGACCTAATGTTTGCTGCAAAAGGACGCTACGAGTTGGCTTTGACCGGAGATGACATTGACGAGATTCTCGAAGGAATCATGCGTGTCGCCAAGCGAAGGGAGACGCAGCAGTGA